A genomic region of uncultured Paludibaculum sp. contains the following coding sequences:
- a CDS encoding carboxypeptidase-like regulatory domain-containing protein: MKIRTMLQVCALIPIALAALTAAEQRGVVRFSGLPVPGASVTATLGERTVAVVTGPDGSYEFTDLAEGEYKFKIEMPGFTVMEAKVNVPGTSTGQEWALDMLPLSAMTTEGQPVSTPTVVPAPAPDPPQRGRRPPGTPTTTQAPFQSTDLNAAGGLPTAGVAQSAGRGAFENADPVELSRRAADGFLVNGSTNNGASSPFGQAPSFGNQRRGPGSQYNVNLGMTLGNAVLDARPYSLTGQSAPKPGYGRTQAMLAFGGPLKIPHLLRRNGPNLTVNYQWLRSSTVTAQSGLVPTAAERVGDLSLSPNAFFDPSGGAPFPGQRIPLSRISPQAVSLLALYPVPSFGTTGRYNYQVPIAVETHEDDLQTRFQQRLGQRNQLFGNYSYSNTRTDNPGLTGFLDKTKNTGMNAAVNWAHSFSPSFRVVVGVQYSRLDSRVEPFFASRRNVSGEAGIAGNDQSPENWGPPTLTFSNGLASLTDAQSSLTRNRTTGLSAEFGRYRARHSLAFGGLWRRQQFNLLSQENPRGMFAFTGAATQGRENGSAIPGTGSDLAGFLLGIPDTIAIARGNADKYFRAPTAAGFFTDDWRLNPGLSLSLGARWEYSGPVTELYGRLVNLDITPGFTAAAPILAKAPMGPLTGQTLPPSLIRPDWNNFAPRLGFAWRPLSASSTIVRGGYGLYFDTSIYQAMATQMAQQPPLSTSLQIANRVDDPLSLANAFSTAATSARNTYAIDPDLRTGYAQNWNLSVQKDLPGSLVLIVGYQGAKGTRAQQQILPNTLPTGAADPCAGCPRGFTYLASNGNSIRHAGSVDLRRRLRSGFTASMQYTFAKSIDNASLGGRNQSGALIAQNWLDLRAERALSSFDQRHVLSGLMQYTTGMGLRGGALAAGRRAMLLKDWTFSTQLTAGTGLPLTPVYFAAVSGTGITGSIRPDYTGAPLYDAPPGLALNPSAYSAPAAGHWGNAGRNTITGPPQFTLNAAMNRTFPFGDRWSLDVRLDAFNALNHPVFPSWITTVTSSQFGLANAAEPMRTMQTVVRLRF, encoded by the coding sequence ATGAAGATCCGCACGATGCTACAAGTGTGCGCGCTGATACCCATCGCCCTGGCGGCACTGACGGCGGCGGAGCAGCGTGGAGTTGTGAGGTTCAGCGGCCTACCGGTGCCTGGCGCCAGCGTGACCGCCACACTGGGCGAGAGAACGGTCGCGGTGGTCACGGGTCCGGATGGGTCGTACGAATTTACCGATCTGGCCGAAGGCGAATACAAGTTCAAAATCGAGATGCCGGGGTTCACGGTGATGGAGGCCAAGGTGAATGTTCCGGGCACATCCACAGGGCAAGAGTGGGCTTTGGACATGCTGCCTCTGTCGGCAATGACCACAGAGGGACAACCGGTGTCGACTCCGACGGTTGTCCCGGCGCCCGCTCCAGATCCGCCACAGCGTGGCAGAAGGCCGCCGGGCACCCCGACAACCACACAGGCTCCATTCCAGAGCACTGACCTCAATGCCGCGGGGGGTCTTCCCACGGCTGGGGTAGCGCAGTCCGCGGGCAGAGGCGCCTTTGAGAACGCGGATCCGGTGGAACTGAGCCGGCGTGCGGCGGATGGTTTCCTCGTCAACGGCTCGACCAACAATGGAGCCAGTTCACCGTTTGGTCAGGCGCCATCATTCGGCAATCAGCGGAGGGGGCCGGGCTCTCAGTACAACGTCAATCTAGGAATGACACTTGGCAATGCAGTGCTGGACGCGCGGCCTTACTCGCTGACGGGGCAGAGCGCTCCGAAGCCGGGTTACGGCCGCACCCAGGCGATGCTGGCCTTTGGCGGACCGTTGAAGATCCCGCATCTGTTGCGCCGCAATGGACCCAATCTGACGGTGAACTACCAATGGCTGCGCAGTTCCACCGTGACCGCGCAGAGCGGGCTGGTACCAACCGCGGCGGAGCGTGTGGGCGATCTGTCGCTAAGCCCCAATGCCTTCTTCGACCCATCCGGAGGGGCGCCGTTCCCCGGCCAGCGAATTCCGCTGAGCCGGATCAGCCCTCAGGCCGTGTCTCTGCTGGCACTCTATCCAGTGCCCAGCTTCGGGACCACAGGGCGGTACAACTACCAGGTTCCGATCGCTGTCGAGACCCATGAAGACGACCTCCAGACGCGCTTCCAGCAGCGACTGGGGCAGAGGAATCAGCTCTTCGGGAACTACTCGTATTCCAACACCAGGACCGACAATCCGGGACTGACGGGCTTCCTGGACAAGACCAAGAATACGGGCATGAACGCCGCGGTCAATTGGGCACACTCGTTTTCGCCGAGCTTCCGGGTTGTGGTTGGGGTCCAGTACAGCCGCCTCGACTCGCGGGTTGAACCGTTCTTCGCCAGCCGGCGCAATGTCTCCGGCGAGGCGGGCATCGCTGGCAATGATCAGTCGCCGGAGAATTGGGGGCCACCGACGCTCACGTTCTCGAACGGATTGGCCTCTCTCACGGACGCGCAGAGCTCGCTGACGCGGAATCGAACAACGGGGCTATCGGCGGAATTCGGAAGGTACCGGGCCAGGCACAGTCTTGCATTCGGCGGACTGTGGCGGAGGCAACAGTTCAATCTGTTGTCGCAAGAGAATCCGCGCGGCATGTTTGCCTTTACGGGCGCCGCCACGCAGGGCCGCGAGAACGGCTCCGCCATTCCGGGGACGGGGTCCGACCTGGCCGGGTTTCTGCTGGGGATCCCCGACACGATTGCCATCGCTCGCGGGAACGCGGACAAGTACTTCCGCGCACCGACGGCGGCCGGGTTCTTCACGGACGACTGGCGGCTAAACCCCGGGCTCTCGTTGAGCCTCGGCGCCCGCTGGGAGTATAGCGGCCCGGTCACGGAGTTGTACGGCCGTCTGGTGAATCTCGACATCACTCCGGGGTTCACCGCGGCGGCCCCGATCCTGGCCAAGGCCCCGATGGGCCCGTTGACGGGGCAAACGCTACCACCGTCGCTGATCCGGCCCGACTGGAACAACTTTGCTCCGCGACTGGGCTTCGCGTGGCGGCCGCTGTCCGCGTCGTCCACGATTGTCCGCGGCGGATATGGCTTGTACTTTGATACGTCGATCTATCAGGCGATGGCCACACAGATGGCGCAGCAACCACCGCTATCGACTAGTCTGCAAATCGCGAACCGCGTTGATGACCCACTCAGCCTGGCCAATGCGTTCAGCACCGCCGCCACGTCCGCCCGCAATACGTACGCCATCGACCCGGACCTGCGCACCGGATACGCGCAGAACTGGAATCTCTCGGTGCAGAAGGATCTGCCGGGCAGCCTCGTTCTCATCGTGGGCTATCAGGGCGCCAAGGGGACACGAGCGCAACAGCAGATTCTGCCGAATACGCTGCCCACGGGAGCGGCCGACCCGTGCGCCGGCTGCCCCCGCGGATTCACCTATCTGGCTTCGAACGGGAATTCCATCCGACATGCGGGGTCAGTCGATTTACGGCGCAGGCTGCGCAGCGGGTTCACGGCATCGATGCAGTATACGTTCGCGAAGTCGATCGACAATGCGTCTTTGGGCGGCCGAAACCAGTCGGGCGCGCTGATCGCTCAGAATTGGCTGGATCTTCGGGCCGAGCGCGCGCTCTCGAGTTTCGACCAAAGGCACGTGTTGAGTGGACTGATGCAGTACACCACCGGAATGGGCCTGCGCGGTGGGGCGTTGGCCGCGGGCCGGAGGGCGATGCTGCTGAAGGACTGGACGTTCAGCACGCAACTGACAGCCGGCACCGGGCTGCCTTTGACACCGGTGTACTTCGCGGCCGTGAGCGGTACCGGGATCACGGGCAGCATCCGCCCCGACTATACTGGCGCCCCGCTGTATGATGCTCCTCCCGGCCTTGCGCTGAATCCGTCGGCGTATTCCGCTCCGGCTGCCGGGCACTGGGGCAACGCCGGGCGCAACACCATCACGGGACCGCCTCAGTTCACATTGAACGCGGCCATGAACCGCACATTCCCGTTCGGGGACCGGTGGAGCCTGGATGTGCGTCTGGACGCCTTTAATGCGCTAAACCACCCGGTGTTTCCCAGTTGGATTACGACGGTAACCAGCTCACAGTTTGGGTTGGCGAACGCGGCGGAGCCGATGCGGACCATGCAGACAGTCGTACGGTTGAGGTTTTAA